A part of Larimichthys crocea isolate SSNF chromosome VII, L_crocea_2.0, whole genome shotgun sequence genomic DNA contains:
- the LOC104920115 gene encoding uncharacterized protein LOC104920115, with translation MMATPCKPQCFPNQRLSFSLPSLVMIITWLFSVTESAAPITVKGEVGGNVTIFHLNEGPVEFFYFQRGTEYVNGYHSTKPLNDSVPWPNTRLSEDKRTLYMYNLNISHSGNYECYVNKNPQGDVIQYIVHLNVTAKYTVPEVKMNCNGLSCMVTCSSYGGYPKNSMSWSIPGSQKVWKEVDSNVTEDPNTMMMNIVSTAYFNCSNGELQHNRCSVGEVTSDMFRVCTPSSTTGNYYVIPIATSALVGISIIMALLLLWKCKKRRTGAVAIDVRQEWGMDGQTEEEVELKNTAS, from the exons ATGATG gCAACACCTTGCAAGCCACAGTGTTTCCC AAATCAGAGGCTTTCCTTCAGCCTGCCGTCTCTGGTCATGATTATAACCTGGCTTTTTTCTGTCACAG AAAGTGCTGCTCCGATTACGGTCAAAGGGGAGGTTGGTGGAAATGTGACCATCTTCCACCTGAATGAGGGGCCAGTTGAATTCTTCTACTTTCAGAGGGGTACAGAGTATGTGAACGGCTACCATTCTACAAAGCCTTTGAACGATTCTGTGCCATGGCCTAACACCAGATTGAGTGAAGACAAGAGAACTCTATACATGTACAACTTGAACATCTCACACAGTGGTAATTATGAGTGCTACGTCAATAAGAACCCCCAAGGAGATGTCATTCAATACATCGTCCATCTCAATGTCACAG ccAAATACACAGTACCTGAAGTCAAAATGAATTGCAATGGCCTTAGTTGCATGGTGACATGTTCTTCATATGGCGGCTACCCAAAAAACAGCATGTCCTGGAGCATACCTGGGAGTCAGAAGGTGTGGAAGGAGGTGGACAGCAATGTGACGGAAGATCCAAACACCATGATGATGAACATTGTCAGCACCGCATACTTTAACTGCTCCAATGGAGAGCTGCAGCACAACAGATGCTCTGTGGGGGAAGTCACCTCAGACATGTTCCGAGTCT GTACACCTTCGTCTACAACTGGGAACTACTATGTGATACCAATAGCCACCTCTGCATTAGTGGGTATCAGTATTATCAtggcactgctgctgttgtggaaATGCAAGAAAAGGCGGACAG GAGCAGTAGCAATAGACGTGAGGCAGGAGTGGGgaatggatggacagacaga agAGGAAGTAGAACTCAAAAACACGGCATCTTGA